A stretch of DNA from Gambusia affinis linkage group LG24, SWU_Gaff_1.0, whole genome shotgun sequence:
GGAAGGAGATCACAGCATGGCAAACAACACAACGTGGCacagcaaaaaaactaaacgaaaaaaaaaaactcaaaacaaaaacaaaaaaaaacacgactCACTGCAACTGCGTCGGTCGAAGTGCAATATTATCTACTGGATACGTTTGGGAGTTAGAGGTACTGATCTTTCCCTATTTTTAGCGGCGCATCTGCGCAGGTTTTATGGATCTGCTGCGATAAAAGTGCCGCAGCTCAGAAGGAGGAGGGCTCAAAGACAATTGGATTAAAGATGCTGACTCGACAACTTGTCCCGAGGTTAACCCTCCTCACTTCTAGCGCAGATCGGAACGGCTGAAGGTAGTTGGGGAATTGGGTCATAAAGATGATAAACTGAAGGGTGTGAGGGAGGCATACTGTAACTGCGAAGCAGAGGGAACAGAAacaagcttttcttttattgctacAGCCGCAAACCTCAGCGCCTTTTATCAGACCTTTATGTGATCGACaccaagtggaagaaaaacgaTAATTTCCATCgtttttttagaatttaaaaaaacctccaaaaactGAGCATTTCAACTATATTCTGCCTTCCGGAAGCAATACTTTGTGGAGCCTCCATCAATCAagcacatctagagactgaaatcattccagattttaatttggattgagatgtggaaaaaaaaaaaaaaaagtattgaagATCTGATGTTGAACCTCCAGTCTCGTCACAAGACAACCtccacagcatgacgctgccactaACATGTTTCACTAAAGGTAtggaatagatttttttttgttgttattgtttttctagCCACACTTAGGTGGTATAAATTTCTgctaaaaacctcaaaaaatctcaaaaatgttctagaaaaaaacaaacaaacaagtaaatatCTAAGCTCCGAAAGTCAAAAAAATTGCccggaaaaaacagaaattttgagattattgtcagaatttttccagaaaacaacTGGGAAATTTTAGAATATGAAAACCGAAGATTTTTACATTCTGAAGCTCAGACAATTTCCAAAAGTTGAACATGTTCAAGCTTTTAGGattttttctgcagaattaatgagaaattaattatcaaaatttcagaaatctactccttcatttttttccacctaCAATGACTCTAATAGGCTAATAGTGCACACCATGTatcagttttcttccactttaaaatGAGCGAGTTAATGTAAAGCTAAAAGGGTCCACGGAAGTGTTTAActatgtttttctgtcttctacCAGCtcgtaaagaaaagaaaaggacagCAAGCAGAGATGGAGTCAGCCAATGAGAGCTGCAGTGTGCGCAAGGCGTAAAGCATGCCCATGCCACGGAAAAGAAAATTAGTCAGTCAGCACACTGGCGCAGTGCAAGGTGTGCAGGTGCAGCAGCCAGCGGACCAATCGAAAGAAGCCACTCAATGCCTTGGGGAAGGCGGGGAACGGACAAAACTGTACGCCGTGCTCAAGAGTTTTAACATCCTCCTCTCCCTTCTCCCCCGATCGGCGGCGGATGACTCAACCTAACGGAGGGTAAAACTCCCACCACGTCATGCTACATCCACCCCTGATTCAATTTGCAACCGATCTGCAGAGAGCCGCACTTATCACCGAGAGCAGCAAAGTGGGATGGAGGGGGTTGAGCTGACGCATTGTCTCCGTGTGAACCAAGGGCATTGGGAAATAAAAGGAGGCTGCAGTGAAATAATAACAGTTTGTTCTTGCGGCGTCAACGCTGATCTGTTTAGGTCTCACTAAACCCTGTTTGTCGCATCCAGCCGCCCCTCTTCGGGATGACTATTGTTGGTGAATTGTTCTCCAGAGTCCACTAGAATCAATCAGCAGAGGACAGTAATAAAGCAGGGCTCCACATTGCATGTTGAGGGGGATCTGTTATAGTAAGCGAGAGGTGTTTGGAATCTTTCTAAGTCCAGATTATTTGTAATGATGAGATTATTCGCAATTCAAATGgtgaaaactttcagaaaaactaaaatgttttacagtgcatcACAAAAAGTTATAAAGCTAGAAAAGGAGACCTAAGCGAATTGATTGAAAGAACCACTAAAAAGGTAAAATTGTGTGTTTCCTGCTCTGCCTGAGATAAAAGTAGGTGGCCAGCAGGGCGGCGCTCTCACCATGGCTGCAGCCGTGGCTGCAGCTTGTGCGGCCACGGCCGTCTGGTTGGCCTGGTGCTGGGCCGCCTTGATCTTGGCCTGCAGGTGGGCCGGGGGGTGGAAGTACTTGCACTTCTCGCGGGAGCAGCGGCTCTTGATGTAGTCCATGCACACGGTGACCGTGTTGTCGCTGGTGTCGATCATGGGGCTGTCGCTCGGGTGCGCGAAGCGGCAGTCTGTCTCGCCGCGGGCGCAGTTGCCCCGCTGGAACTCGCGGCAAACCTGGCATTACAGGGAAACGAAAACAAGACGATTAAAAGTCACTCTTACTAGAATTTTGAACATTCATTGCATTGAATTATAATCTGtggcatttttaaacaattcttCTGCTTCTGTAACCAATTTCACTTTTTCAGGTTTGTCTGTTGGCACCTAAGCATGGTGCGTTTACTGGCCAGTAAAAGATCAGAGTTTTGTGCTTTAAATGACACGATTCCAGTCAGCAGCTTGTGTCACCAGATTGCTAAGACACCTCTTGTGCAAAACGGTttctttttatacattaaaaaatagtGAAGAATGAAACAATCAAAAGCATCAAATGGCATCTAAAACCGAAGCAACTCGGAATCAAGTTCCTTAAATCAAGCAGAGCTCCTAAACCTGCTTCAATTATAACAGATATATGAATGTTATTCTTTCTTAAACACACTCATATTTACACAAAGTACGCCTACgtgttttgtgcaaaaaagtTGCACACACATGAACGCGCGTTGTCGGCTTGTGTGTAGGCGTGCACACGTGTCTCGGAGGGATACGGCTTAATTAAAGCCAGCTCCATTCAGTTGCTAAGTGATGGCACTCCTGCTGAAAAACACATACAGGCACACGCCCACGCATCACCTTCAGGTCTTAGGTAGATTACTGCTTATCTTGATAAATACGGTGCcgaaaaagtaagaaaaaaaattaaaaagtcctCCTCGTGGACTCTTTCATAATCCCAGTTATTCTCCAGAGTTGTTTGCCAAGAGGGCAGATGGAGGCATTCGGAGTTGGTTCAGCGTCCCAGTTCGACTGCGGCTGTCTAGCAACCACCACTTTGACTTGAGTTAATTCTAGTTCGGATCATTGTGAATTATCATTCCTCACTTTCGCATCGTGGCTCTGAAAGAAGTCAAATTATTCAAAGGAACGTATGCTCAAGGATGCTGGAGTTTGTACTGACTTAAGCACTGACTTGTTTAGCAACGACAACAAAACCCCCACAACATTTTGTTCGGGTCACCTCCAGTTTGTCGGCACGCAGGAGTTTCTGGTTGGAGGACGAACCGGCCGTCACTGACACGGGTGGGCTGCCGGGGACGATGACGGGAGTGCTGGGCAGGATGTCTGTGGGGACCAGGCCCATGCTGTGGGACATCGGGGTCAGGTAAGGCGTGTAGCTCAAGCCTGCGCTGGATCCAAGGCCCTGGCTGACCGGAAACGTCTGCTGAAGACGGAGATCAGAGGTTTCTCCTTGCAGCGTTCTCGAGTAAAATGCAAGGCACTGAAGAATAACAAGATGTGAAATGTTgtgaagaaagagagaagagagacGAGGAGACAGCTGGAACCTGATATTTACTCTACAGAAAAGTACATCGaaccctttgttttttttgtgtgtttttcttttttttaccgtCTGACATTAAGCAggtcaaaaatgatttatgtttcctaaatgtcagaataatgagCGAGATTTTGCTAATTAATCGTGGGAGGGAATATCAATAAATTAgccaaaatattataaaaagttaaaagtttattctgatttaatgtcCTTCAGTGAAAAATATCAGGTGCAGCTGTTACAGAGCTGCGgttgaggaagaggagaggaaagaggGGGGGATCGATGACGGGTAGAAAGATGGCAGGGGTAAAGGAGAGGGGTATGTTTCAAAGAGGACGCAGCAAGAGCggaaagtgagaaaaaaggttgctttttttttttttttcccaacctCTGCATCCTGGAAAGATTTCGCTGAGCAGACATGTTCTGCTCTAGTCACGCCTGGGCGTACACAGATGCAGCTGAACACATCCACACCTGGCAGAGCAGCTCCCAGCGTTAAAGCAACAATATTTCTAATGGATTTGAGCCTGACAGCAGAGTCAGTGTGTggcattctttctttttaattccccccctcccccctgcACTGACCACGGGCTGCATGGTTGTTCCGGGGATCATGAACTGCATCTGCTGAGCCAACATGGCGGCCGCCGTCTTCTGCTGGATCAGGTTGTTCCGGCCGTTGATCTCCAGCTGGGTCTTCAGGTGAGCCGGCGGGTGGAGGTATTTGCAGTTCTCTCGCGTGCAGCGTCCCTGAGAACCAACAACAcgcaagaaagaaagaaaagtttgaaaaaatgttcaaaacagaaCCTGAAGCGTCATGCAAAAGCTGGTAGCATCAACATTTATACCGAACGTGAAAAGATCACAAGAGCAACTTTGTGTCAATCCAGTGGAACAGAAGCTTCTGGTCTGTCTgtaaagaagcattttttttctcatttcaaaatattaaagaaaaaaaaacaactgtgttTGATTTGCCAGCTTGTTATTTCTGCTTGATGTTGGTGGCGCTTTCATCACAAACACGTCGCCCACCAAGTCGTCGGGGCAGACGGAAAAAACGAGGACAGCAAAGAAGGACAAAGGTTGGAAACTCTCGTTCTTGTCGATCTCGGAATCGCATCTGAAAGTCGGACAGATGTGATTGTACGAAGGGTCGGCCTCACCGAAATCCCGGCGGACGAACGCAATTAGTCTGTCAAAGCAGAGGCCAGTGGCTAACACGCGATGATCCACCACCACGAGGAGCTAAATGCAAGAATGAGGGAGGCCGACCTGAGGGAAGATGGGAAGGAAATCTGGGTGCAGGCACACAGAGTGGACTGATATAGATTAGACATGacacagagagggagaggacACGACATGACAGGCTTGACACGGCGGGTCTTGGCTAATGTGAAAGAGGGAAAAGGGAAGCGGAGATGAATTAGAATCAGTGTAGCGTGAGGAGGTCTGCTGCTCCGTCTAAATACCTTTTAACTCCGTGACACAGAGCAGCCTCAGCACCGTGTCCCAATTAGCAACATCCCCTCTCATCGCAATCCCGCTAATTTCCTCTTATGAGGAAATATGACAGGCCTGGCCAGTGTCAACGCTCTGATCAGTAATGACTGAGTTTAATTACTcgactgcgtgtgtgtgtcacGCAAAGCAACAGGACACAAAAGAAGTtctcacaatttatttatttacctgatAATGACAAAATAGGACTTTTTGTGATTAACACCACgtttgggctttgactaggccataaATAAACTATGATACAAACATTTGTCAGCTACCTTTCCAATCCGTCTTGGCTCTCGttccagcaaaaacaaatgtatttggAGCCGCAAAACGCACCAAAAATATAACATAtagtttttattacattgttttgttcatgttgagaaaatcttttggaacttttaaattgaagatcctttgtttttattttccagctctATTCCAGTTGAAATTCAGCTTCCAATTCAATATTTAGGTATTAAAACaaagaccaacaaaaaaaaacatcataaatacactttattcaATGGAACAGTCcttatttattcaaaatgtaaattatttgacaaaacaaatgttcatgtcactatgtttaaaattatttatccatcccaaagggaaattaaatttcaTGAAGGCAGGAAAtactccagtagcagtcagccTTCCGGttaatctgaagaagcctctgactgacgTTTTCAGCCTTTCACGGGTTTTCCATCAAGATGCCACTATTAGCAAATTCATATTCCATTCAACCAATAGAGTCCAAATCAAAGTAGAGCGACCGCTCTAGTCAGGTCGCAATAATTAGGGTtatattaaaatgcaaatcaCACGTCTGAAGTGAGATTTGCAACTCCAACTAGCGTTACGGATGCATCCCAAGGGAGTTCGACACAAATGAACAGAAGAACAATATGGATTATTTCTGTTCACATTTGGTAGCTCAGTGATGCTGCGACAGGGATTTGGTGCTGATGCTGAACCTGCTCCAGAgctctgtttttcctctgcgATACGTGggcagacaaacagaaaaaaatacttttaatcaAGCACGGCTCTTGGTATAATCCTGTTTCGCAGAGCAAACAGCCGACACTCTCCAAGTCTCATCGAGGGGAGAAGTAATAAAAAGGGCCTTTCTTGTGCTGCAGGGGCGATATTAAAAGCAGCCCGCAGAGTCTCAAACACCTTCGGCGACGTTACAGTAGCTTTTCACTTAAAAGGTCTGAACGTTAATGTTTCTACACCTGTGTGACCTATGAACTCTGCTGTAATGATGCTGAGGTAGCCTCAACGACCCAATTTAAGAGCTGGAGTGAGCCAGCGATTCGCCCGCACTCCTCCTTCATGCttcacccgcacacacacacacccaatcACACCTTCCCACACACACAAGTCTCACACGCACACAATCGTAGGCATGCGTGTGCATAGAAATCCGGAGCGTCTGCTCAGACTTCTTCAAAACAGAGGAATAAAGTCACCCGTTTAACCCGGCAACTGAACgccaaaagagaaagaaaataaataagtcatAATTGGAGCCTCGTGATTTGCACCGTGAAATGATGCGGCGGCCGCGCGCATCAGCGGGCACCAGAAAGAAAGCGTAGGCTGGTGCAAGTGTGTGGGGGGGAAACCGCGTGGGAGGGTGTGAGAAAGGGGAACTGGTGCCGGTGCTGAAGCTGCGCTCTGGACATCATCCCAGATCGAGGCTGCGGGGAAGCACGCCGTCGCCATAGCGCCCTGCAGAGATCAAAACAAACCCAAGACCCTCTTGATGAACTTAGGTAGACTAAGAAGGTAGGCAGCTACTCTTCTCTTTGGCCTGTATTTGTTCGTTTGTGGCcggagaaggagagagagatgCTTCGTGGAATTGCTCATCATTATTCCCCGTTTGAAGCGACGAAGTAAAACTGCGGTGAAGAGACTTGGGAGAGTGTTTCAAATCTCACTAAGTGCAGGCTTTTTACCGGAAAACCACCTCGACTTCAAGCATGTGGTTTGACAGCCATCTCAAACTGCTCTGGTCTTTGCATAAATTTCTATTGCTCCTCTCTTCCTTTGCCTCAGGGGCTGCCACCTTAATAATAATCCTAATGTTACATTATGACAATCAGTGATTGGAGAAAAGCATTGGTCGTCACTGtgtttcatttggtttttgtCAAGTCAAAGGTTaaggtgaaaaaagaaaaaagaaaaagacacacCCATTTATGGACAATCTTCAGGCTGGATGTGTTTGCCAGTAAAATATTGTATAGAGAAAGCGTTGAAGTTTTTCTTAGTTAATACTGTTTGCAATATTATGAATCATTTAATAATGTTCTTGAGAAAATAACACTTTGCAGCTGTTTAACACACTGATCTAACTATCATATGCATACATCAAACATATTTGTCTTGAGATGTAATTAAGTTAAATgtgtaagaaaagaaacaatactCTAAATAAGGAATCTGCGAATCAAATTCATTCTTAAATTTGCTAATTAAGCCATAATTAGAGAGCGAGCttatttgaaatgttcaaattGCCCTAAAACCTTCTATTTTCAGGAAATGAAGTGCTATTTATGTATTATTACACTATCTGCTgcagttattttgttttcaaagtattttagcATACTGCCCAAATAACCTATTACTATAATAATGTATTGCCAGAAAGCGATTATATTATTGGCCCAAAAAACCTCATTACATTTTTGGCCAGTTATTATGTTATTGGCTGTAATACGTTTAAAATGGCACTAATTATTAAGCCATTGGCTGTTATTACATTATTGGTTATTCTACAGGGCGTAACTACGTTCAGATGATAAGCCCAAAAATGAGTTGttcactgttagcctttgctgtattttctacagcaaa
This window harbors:
- the LOC122827203 gene encoding muscleblind-like protein 2a isoform X14 produces the protein MALNIASIRDTKWLTLEVCRQFQRGTCSRSDEECKFAHPPKSCQVENGRVIACFDSLKGRCTRENCKYLHPPAHLKTQLEINGRNNLIQQKTAAAMLAQQMQFMIPGTTMQPVQTFPVSQGLGSSAGLSYTPYLTPMSHSMGLVPTDILPSTPVIVPGSPPVSVTAGSSSNQKLLRADKLEVCREFQRGNCARGETDCRFAHPSDSPMIDTSDNTVTVCMDYIKSRCSREKCKYFHPPAHLQAKIKAAQHQANQTAVAAQAAATAAAMTQSTAKAMKRPLEATVDLAFPHGVLQPLPKRPALEKSNGAGSLFNPSVLHYQQALANAQLQQPAFFHTVPMMYSATPATVSAATTPATSVPYAATAPANQIILK
- the LOC122827203 gene encoding muscleblind-like protein 2a isoform X3 — encoded protein: MALNIASIRDTKWLTLEVCRQFQRGTCSRSDEECKFAHPPKSCQVENGRVIACFDSLKGRCTRENCKYLHPPAHLKTQLEINGRNNLIQQKTAAAMLAQQMQFMIPGTTMQPVCLAFYSRTLQGETSDLRLQQTFPVSQGLGSSAGLSYTPYLTPMSHSMGLVPTDILPSTPVIVPGSPPVSVTAGSSSNQKLLRADKLEVCREFQRGNCARGETDCRFAHPSDSPMIDTSDNTVTVCMDYIKSRCSREKCKYFHPPAHLQAKIKAAQHQANQTAVAAQAAATAAAMTQSTAKAMKRPLEATVDLAFPHGVLQPLPKRPALEKSNGAGSLFNPSVLHYQQALANAQLQQPAFFHTDHPEVSVTTETECHEAGLGSPKQPLCKYYLASPIEVQQPAC
- the LOC122827203 gene encoding muscleblind-like protein 2a isoform X12, with the translated sequence MALNIASIRDTKWLTLEVCRQFQRGTCSRSDEECKFAHPPKSCQVENGRVIACFDSLKGRCTRENCKYLHPPAHLKTQLEINGRNNLIQQKTAAAMLAQQMQFMIPGTTMQPVCLAFYSRTLQGETSDLRLQQTFPVSQGLGSSAGLSYTPYLTPMSHSMGLVPTDILPSTPVIVPGSPPVSVTAGSSSNQKLLRADKLEVCREFQRGNCARGETDCRFAHPSDSPMIDTSDNTVTVCMDYIKSRCSREKCKYFHPPAHLQAKIKAAQHQANQTAVAAQAAATAAAMTQSTAKAMKRPLEATVDLAFPHGVLQPLPKRPALEKSNGAGSLFNPSVLHYQQALANAQLQQPAFFHTATTPATSVPYAATAPANQIILK
- the LOC122827203 gene encoding muscleblind-like protein 2a isoform X4 — protein: MALNIASIRDTKWLTLEVCRQFQRGTCSRSDEECKFAHPPKSCQVENGRVIACFDSLKGRCTRENCKYLHPPAHLKTQLEINGRNNLIQQKTAAAMLAQQMQFMIPGTTMQPVCLAFYSRTLQGETSDLRLQQTFPVSQGLGSSAGLSYTPYLTPMSHSMGLVPTDILPSTPVIVPGSPPVSVTAGSSSNQKLLRADKLEVCREFQRGNCARGETDCRFAHPSDSPMIDTSDNTVTVCMDYIKSRCSREKCKYFHPPAHLQAKIKAAQHQANQTAVAAQAAATAAAMTQSTAKAMKRPLEATVDLAFPHGVLQPLPKRPALEKSNGAGSLFNPSVLHYQQALANAQLQQPAFFHTVPMMYSATPATVSAATTPATSVPYAATAPANQIILK
- the LOC122827203 gene encoding muscleblind-like protein 2a isoform X8 — translated: MALNIASIRDTKWLTLEVCRQFQRGTCSRSDEECKFAHPPKSCQVENGRVIACFDSLKGRCTRENCKYLHPPAHLKTQLEINGRNNLIQQKTAAAMLAQQMQFMIPGTTMQPVTFPVSQGLGSSAGLSYTPYLTPMSHSMGLVPTDILPSTPVIVPGSPPVSVTAGSSSNQKLLRADKLEVCREFQRGNCARGETDCRFAHPSDSPMIDTSDNTVTVCMDYIKSRCSREKCKYFHPPAHLQAKIKAAQHQANQTAVAAQAAATAAAMTQSTAKAMKRPLEATVDLAFPHGVLQPLPKRPALEKSNGAGSLFNPSVLHYQQALANAQLQQPAFFHTGSVLCMTPASSLDHPEVSVTTETECHEAGLGSPKQPLCKYYLASPIEVQQPAC
- the LOC122827203 gene encoding muscleblind-like protein 2a isoform X5, with product MALNIASIRDTKWLTLEVCRQFQRGTCSRSDEECKFAHPPKSCQVENGRVIACFDSLKGRCTRENCKYLHPPAHLKTQLEINGRNNLIQQKTAAAMLAQQMQFMIPGTTMQPVCLAFYSRTLQGETSDLRLQQTFPVSQGLGSSAGLSYTPYLTPMSHSMGLVPTDILPSTPVIVPGSPPVSVTAGSSSNQKLLRADKLEVCREFQRGNCARGETDCRFAHPSDSPMIDTSDNTVTVCMDYIKSRCSREKCKYFHPPAHLQAKIKAAQHQANQTAVAAQAAATAAAMAFPHGVLQPLPKRPALEKSNGAGSLFNPSVLHYQQALANAQLQQPAFFHTGSVLCMTPASSLDHPEVSVTTETECHEAGLGSPKQPLCKYYLASPIEVQQPAC
- the LOC122827203 gene encoding muscleblind-like protein 2a isoform X9, which translates into the protein MALNIASIRDTKWLTLEVCRQFQRGTCSRSDEECKFAHPPKSCQVENGRVIACFDSLKGRCTRENCKYLHPPAHLKTQLEINGRNNLIQQKTAAAMLAQQMQFMIPGTTMQPVCLAFYSRTLQGETSDLRLQQTFPVSQGLGSSAGLSYTPYLTPMSHSMGLVPTDILPSTPVIVPGSPPVSVTAGSSSNQKLLRADKLEVCREFQRGNCARGETDCRFAHPSDSPMIDTSDNTVTVCMDYIKSRCSREKCKYFHPPAHLQAKIKAAQHQANQTAVAAQAAATAAAMAFPHGVLQPLPKRPALEKSNGAGSLFNPSVLHYQQALANAQLQQPAFFHTGSVLCMTPASSLVPMMYSATPATVSAATTPATSVPYAATAPANQIILK
- the LOC122827203 gene encoding muscleblind-like protein 2a isoform X23, which gives rise to MALNIASIRDTKWLTLEVCRQFQRGTCSRSDEECKFAHPPKSCQVENGRVIACFDSLKGRCTRENCKYLHPPAHLKTQLEINGRNNLIQQKTAAAMLAQQMQFMIPGTTMQPVQTFPVSQGLGSSAGLSYTPYLTPMSHSMGLVPTDILPSTPVIVPGSPPVSVTAGSSSNQKLLRADKLEVCREFQRGNCARGETDCRFAHPSDSPMIDTSDNTVTVCMDYIKSRCSREKCKYFHPPAHLQAKIKAAQHQANQTAVAAQAAATAAAMAFPHGVLQPLPKRPALEKSNGAGSLFNPSVLHYQQALANAQLQQPAFFHTATTPATSVPYAATAPANQIILK